A stretch of Sinorhizobium meliloti DNA encodes these proteins:
- a CDS encoding lytic murein transglycosylase translates to MLRFLSVLLLACLSFATFSFAASKADVETQFRQWLRNDLWPEAKKAGISNAAFEAAFKGVRLDWDLPDLAPPGFPKPKQRKQSQAEFSSPGSYFSEKRLQGLAATGRSLASAHASTLKRIERTYGVPGQIVLAIWGKESGFGRAKIPHPIMDVLATKAFMSTRPELFRRELIAALHILDSGDVKEAQMRGSWAGAMGQPQFLPSSFLKYAVDFDGDGRRDIWNSVPDSLASIANYLAQKGWQSGRDWGFEVAIPSGVSCAQEGPDLARPIAEWAGMGIGRISGKAFPAAERAAAGMMLVPAGTHGPQFIVTPNFYVIKEYNNSDLYALYIGNLADRIASGGGAFRGRWGDVGGMLRSDVLGMQKALVAKGYDVGKADGLPGYKTRRSLGDWQAKSGLEPTCFPDVSLKAKLR, encoded by the coding sequence ATGCTGAGATTCCTTTCCGTTCTGCTCCTGGCCTGCCTGTCTTTCGCCACCTTCTCCTTCGCCGCTTCCAAGGCCGACGTCGAAACGCAGTTCCGTCAGTGGCTTCGAAACGATCTCTGGCCGGAGGCGAAGAAGGCCGGCATATCGAACGCGGCCTTCGAAGCAGCCTTCAAGGGCGTCAGGCTCGACTGGGATCTGCCCGACCTCGCGCCGCCCGGCTTCCCGAAACCGAAGCAGCGCAAGCAGAGCCAGGCCGAGTTTTCCTCTCCCGGGTCCTATTTCTCGGAAAAGCGCCTGCAGGGTCTTGCTGCGACGGGCCGCAGCCTCGCCTCCGCCCACGCCTCGACCTTGAAGCGGATCGAGCGGACCTATGGTGTTCCCGGTCAGATCGTCCTTGCCATATGGGGCAAGGAATCCGGCTTCGGTCGGGCGAAGATCCCGCATCCGATCATGGATGTGCTGGCGACCAAGGCTTTCATGTCGACCCGGCCGGAGCTTTTCCGGCGCGAACTGATCGCGGCGCTGCACATTCTCGACAGCGGTGACGTCAAGGAGGCGCAGATGCGCGGCTCCTGGGCGGGTGCCATGGGCCAGCCGCAGTTCCTGCCTTCGAGCTTTCTGAAATATGCGGTCGATTTCGACGGGGACGGACGCCGCGACATCTGGAATTCCGTGCCGGACAGCCTCGCTTCGATTGCCAATTATCTGGCGCAGAAGGGCTGGCAGAGCGGGCGCGACTGGGGTTTCGAGGTTGCGATCCCCTCGGGCGTCTCCTGCGCCCAGGAGGGCCCGGACCTTGCCCGCCCGATCGCCGAATGGGCCGGCATGGGGATCGGCCGCATTTCGGGCAAGGCCTTCCCGGCAGCAGAACGTGCCGCCGCAGGCATGATGCTCGTCCCGGCGGGGACCCATGGACCGCAATTCATCGTCACGCCGAATTTCTACGTGATCAAGGAATACAACAATTCCGATCTCTACGCGCTTTACATCGGCAATTTGGCCGATCGCATCGCTTCCGGAGGCGGTGCCTTCCGCGGCAGATGGGGCGACGTCGGCGGCATGCTGCGATCCGATGTGCTCGGCATGCAGAAGGCGCTGGTCGCGAAAGGCTACGACGTCGGCAAGGCCGACGGGCTGCCGGGCTACAAGACGCGCCGCTCGCTCGGCGACTGGCAGGCGAAGAGCGGCCTCGAGCCGACCTGCTTTCCGGATGTTTCGCTGAAAGCAAAGCTGCGGTGA
- a CDS encoding MFS transporter, producing the protein MTINRKRSEVTNRISPLAPFRHDIFRTIWIASLASNFGGLIQAVGAAWLMTSISQSVNMVALVQASTSLPIMLFSLVSGALADNFDRRRIMLVAQSFMLAVSALLTVCAYYGIVTPWLLLIFTFLLGCGTALNNPSWQASVGDMVPRDDLPAAVALNSMGFNLTRSVGPAIGGAIVAAAGAAAAFAANTLSYFAILFALARWKPVAPENRLPRETLGRAVSAGLRYVAMSPNIGKVLVRGFAFGLSASAILALLPLVARDLVGGGPLTYGVMLGAFGVGAIGGALLSARLREFLTSEAIVRYAFAGFAFSALVTAISPQAWLTCLVLAVSGACWVLALSLFNTTVQLSTPRWVVGRALSLYQTMTFGGIAGGSWLWGVTAEQYGAANALIGSCLLMLAGAAIGLRFALPEFKSLNLDPLNRFNEPLLELDLKPRSGPIVVMIDYEIADEDIPEFLKTMAERRRIRIRDGAGHWALMRDLENPTTWTETYHVPTWVEYVRHNQRRTQADAAVGDKLTAFHRGPNPPRVHRMIERQTIVPDHYERYKRSVEMH; encoded by the coding sequence ATGACGATCAACCGAAAGAGATCAGAGGTGACGAACCGCATATCGCCGTTGGCGCCCTTCAGGCACGACATCTTCCGCACCATCTGGATCGCGAGCCTTGCCTCCAATTTCGGCGGGCTGATCCAGGCCGTGGGTGCGGCCTGGCTCATGACGTCCATTTCGCAATCGGTGAACATGGTGGCGCTGGTGCAGGCGTCGACCTCGCTGCCGATCATGCTCTTCTCGCTGGTTTCCGGCGCACTTGCCGACAATTTCGACCGGCGGCGGATCATGCTCGTCGCGCAGAGCTTCATGCTCGCCGTCTCGGCGCTGCTCACCGTCTGCGCCTATTACGGTATCGTTACGCCGTGGCTCCTGCTCATCTTCACCTTTCTCCTCGGCTGCGGCACGGCTCTCAACAATCCGTCCTGGCAGGCCTCGGTCGGCGACATGGTTCCGCGCGACGACCTGCCGGCAGCGGTGGCGCTGAACAGCATGGGATTCAATCTTACCCGCAGCGTCGGTCCGGCGATCGGCGGCGCCATCGTCGCGGCCGCGGGTGCGGCGGCCGCCTTCGCCGCCAATACGCTCAGCTATTTCGCGATCCTTTTCGCGCTCGCCCGATGGAAACCGGTCGCTCCGGAAAACCGGCTGCCGCGCGAGACGCTCGGGCGCGCCGTTTCTGCAGGGCTGCGCTACGTGGCGATGTCGCCCAATATCGGCAAGGTGCTCGTGCGCGGCTTCGCCTTCGGCCTTTCGGCGAGCGCCATACTTGCACTGCTGCCGCTGGTGGCACGCGACCTCGTCGGCGGCGGCCCGCTCACCTATGGCGTCATGCTCGGCGCCTTCGGCGTCGGCGCGATCGGCGGCGCGCTCCTGAGCGCAAGACTAAGGGAATTCCTCACGAGCGAGGCGATCGTGCGCTATGCCTTCGCCGGCTTCGCCTTCAGCGCCCTGGTCACGGCCATCAGCCCGCAGGCCTGGCTGACCTGCCTCGTGCTCGCCGTTTCCGGCGCCTGCTGGGTGCTGGCGCTGTCGCTCTTCAACACGACGGTACAGCTCTCCACGCCGCGCTGGGTCGTCGGCCGGGCGCTTTCGCTCTACCAGACCATGACCTTCGGCGGGATTGCCGGCGGCAGCTGGCTCTGGGGCGTCACTGCCGAACAATACGGCGCGGCCAACGCACTCATCGGCTCCTGTCTTCTGATGCTCGCGGGGGCGGCAATCGGACTGCGCTTCGCCCTGCCGGAGTTCAAGTCGCTCAATCTCGACCCGCTCAACCGCTTCAACGAGCCGCTGCTCGAGCTCGACCTGAAGCCGCGCAGCGGCCCCATCGTCGTCATGATCGACTACGAAATCGCCGATGAAGACATCCCCGAATTCCTGAAGACGATGGCGGAGCGGCGGCGCATCCGCATCCGCGACGGAGCCGGCCACTGGGCGCTGATGCGCGACCTCGAGAACCCGACTACCTGGACCGAGACCTACCACGTGCCGACCTGGGTCGAATATGTCCGCCACAATCAGCGGCGCACCCAGGCCGATGCCGCCGTCGGCGACAAGCTGACCGCATTCCATCGCGGCCCGAACCCGCCGCGTGTCCATCGCATGATCGAGCGCCAGACGATCGTCCCCGATCACTACGAGCGCTACAAGCGGTCCGTCGAGATGCATTGA
- the nusA gene encoding transcription termination factor NusA: MAVSANRLELLQIADAVAREKVIDREIVLAAMADAIQKAARSRYGSESNIRADINPKTGEIRLQRLLEVVEKAEDYSTQIPIELARDRNPDAKLGDFIADPLPPMDFGRIAAQSAKQVIVQKVREAERDRQYDEFKDRVGEIVNGTVKRVEYGNVIVDLGRGEGIIRRDEMIPRENMRYGDRVRAFVYDVRREQRGPQIFLSRTHPQFMVKLFTMEVPEIYDGIIQIKSVARDPGSRAKIAVVSNDSSIDPVGACVGMRGSRVQAVVGELQGEKIDIIPWSPDPASFIVNALQPAEVAKVVLDEDAERIEVVVPDEQLSLAIGRRGQNVRLASQLTGWDIDILTEQEESERRQKEFNERTQLFMDALDVDEMVGQVLASEGFAQVEELAYVELDEISSIEGFDEDTANELQTRAREYLEKIEAEMDAKRKELGVSDELRTIDGLTSQMLVALGEEGIKTIEDFAGCAADDLVGWTERKDGETKRFEGIFSKFEVTREEAETMIVQARLAAGWITEEDLVKQQEEEQEQDETIEVAEGADQDA, translated from the coding sequence ATGGCAGTCAGTGCTAACCGGCTCGAACTTCTGCAGATCGCAGATGCTGTGGCACGCGAAAAGGTGATCGACCGCGAGATCGTTCTGGCCGCGATGGCGGACGCGATCCAGAAGGCGGCTCGTTCGCGCTACGGTTCGGAATCGAACATCCGCGCCGACATCAATCCGAAGACCGGTGAAATCCGTCTGCAGCGTCTCCTGGAAGTGGTCGAGAAGGCCGAGGACTATTCGACCCAGATCCCGATCGAGCTCGCCCGCGACCGCAATCCCGATGCAAAGCTCGGCGATTTCATCGCCGATCCGCTGCCGCCCATGGACTTCGGCCGTATCGCCGCCCAGTCCGCCAAGCAGGTAATCGTGCAGAAGGTGCGCGAAGCCGAGCGCGATCGTCAGTACGACGAGTTCAAGGATCGGGTCGGCGAGATCGTCAACGGCACTGTCAAGCGCGTCGAATACGGCAACGTCATCGTCGATCTCGGCCGCGGCGAGGGCATCATCCGCCGCGACGAGATGATCCCGCGTGAGAACATGCGCTATGGCGACCGCGTCCGTGCCTTCGTCTACGACGTCCGCCGCGAGCAGCGCGGACCGCAGATCTTCCTGTCGCGCACGCATCCGCAGTTCATGGTGAAGCTCTTCACCATGGAGGTGCCGGAAATCTACGACGGCATCATCCAGATCAAGTCGGTTGCCCGCGACCCGGGCTCGCGCGCCAAGATCGCCGTCGTCTCCAACGATTCGTCGATCGATCCGGTCGGCGCCTGCGTCGGTATGCGCGGCTCGCGCGTGCAGGCCGTGGTCGGCGAGCTCCAGGGCGAGAAGATCGATATCATTCCCTGGTCGCCGGATCCGGCTTCCTTCATCGTCAATGCGCTGCAGCCGGCGGAAGTGGCCAAGGTGGTTCTCGACGAGGACGCGGAACGCATCGAGGTCGTGGTTCCGGACGAGCAGCTTTCGCTCGCCATCGGCCGCCGCGGCCAGAACGTGCGCCTTGCGTCGCAGCTGACCGGCTGGGACATCGATATCCTCACCGAGCAGGAGGAGAGCGAGCGTCGCCAGAAGGAATTCAACGAGCGCACGCAGCTCTTCATGGATGCGCTGGACGTCGACGAGATGGTCGGTCAGGTGCTCGCCTCCGAGGGCTTTGCCCAGGTCGAAGAGCTCGCCTATGTCGAACTCGACGAAATCTCCTCGATCGAGGGCTTCGACGAGGATACGGCAAACGAGCTCCAGACCCGCGCCCGCGAATATCTCGAAAAGATCGAGGCGGAAATGGATGCCAAGCGCAAGGAGCTCGGCGTTTCCGACGAGCTGCGCACGATCGATGGCCTCACCAGCCAGATGCTGGTCGCTCTCGGCGAGGAAGGCATCAAGACGATCGAGGACTTTGCCGGCTGCGCCGCCGACGACCTGGTCGGCTGGACCGAGCGCAAGGATGGCGAGACCAAGCGCTTCGAAGGCATCTTCTCGAAGTTCGAAGTCACCCGGGAAGAGGCCGAAACGATGATCGTGCAGGCTCGTCTGGCCGCCGGCTGGATTACCGAAGAGGACCTGGTCAAGCAGCAGGAGGAGGAACAGGAGCAGGATGAGACGATCGAGGTCGCCGAAGGCGCGGATCAGGACGCCTGA
- the truB gene encoding tRNA pseudouridine(55) synthase TruB produces MSRPRKPKGRPISGWLILDKPLDFGSTEAVSKIKWLFKAQKAGHAGTLDPLASGMLPIALGDATKTVPYVMDGRKIYEFTVAWGEERSTDDLEGEAVRSSAARPEEEAIRALLPKYTGVIAQVPPQFSAIKIGGERAYDLARDGETVEIPAREVEVFRLSLIGSAPNLAHFEIECGKGTYVRSLARDMGRDLGCFGHIASLRRTFVAPFGEEDMVPLADLVALEAIEDDAERLAALDAYLIDTGEALSDLPHIAVNDDQAHRLRMGNPIILRGRDAPLPTPEAYATAQGKLVAIGEIAEGEFRPKRVFATQ; encoded by the coding sequence ATGTCCAGACCCCGCAAACCGAAGGGCCGCCCGATTTCGGGATGGCTGATCCTCGACAAACCCCTCGATTTCGGTTCGACCGAGGCCGTATCCAAGATCAAGTGGCTGTTCAAGGCGCAGAAGGCGGGCCATGCGGGCACGCTCGATCCGCTCGCCTCCGGCATGCTGCCGATCGCGCTCGGCGACGCGACGAAAACCGTTCCCTACGTCATGGACGGCCGCAAGATCTACGAATTCACGGTGGCCTGGGGCGAGGAGCGCTCCACCGACGATCTCGAAGGCGAAGCCGTCCGCTCTTCCGCCGCGCGTCCGGAGGAAGAGGCGATCCGCGCCCTGCTGCCGAAATATACCGGCGTGATCGCGCAGGTGCCGCCGCAGTTCTCCGCGATCAAGATCGGCGGCGAGCGCGCCTATGATCTCGCCCGCGACGGCGAAACCGTCGAGATTCCGGCGCGCGAGGTGGAGGTCTTCCGTCTGTCGCTCATCGGATCGGCTCCGAATCTCGCTCATTTCGAGATCGAATGCGGCAAGGGCACCTATGTCCGTTCGCTCGCCCGCGACATGGGCCGCGATCTCGGCTGCTTCGGCCATATCGCGTCGCTGCGCCGAACCTTCGTCGCCCCCTTCGGCGAGGAGGACATGGTACCGCTCGCCGATCTCGTCGCCCTGGAGGCGATCGAGGACGATGCGGAACGTCTCGCCGCGCTCGACGCGTATCTGATCGACACGGGAGAGGCCCTGTCCGACCTGCCGCATATCGCCGTCAATGACGACCAGGCGCACCGGCTGCGGATGGGCAACCCGATCATCCTGCGTGGACGCGACGCTCCGCTGCCCACGCCAGAGGCCTATGCCACGGCCCAAGGCAAGCTCGTGGCGATCGGCGAAATCGCCGAGGGCGAGTTCCGGCCGAAGCGAGTTTTCGCCACCCAATAA
- the infB gene encoding translation initiation factor IF-2, whose protein sequence is MTDNKDDKTLSVAGKKTLTLKPSGVTQGTVRQDMGRGRTKAVVVETKRTRGPLKHKDERPITPVAATPAARPAEQRPMPPQPSGRPAPQPQPHQPRQEQNRPRGGVVLNDLSAGEMEARRRALAEAQIRDAEEAKRRAEDEVRRRREEEERLAREKEEAARRAAEEAARPPVEAEKTEEKVEAASPAVGERRAETRPQPGRAAPAATPAAPDGAALRGRRGTESEEDERRRSGAGAPRGKVVRPEPAKPAPRAKGDEGRRQGKLTLTTAAVDEDGSQRGRSLSAMRRRQEKFKRSQMQETREKISREVVLPETITIQELSQRMSERAVDVIKFLMKEGQMMKPGDLIDADLAELIAGEFGHTVKRVSESDVEEGIFNISDVDDDMQSRPPIVTIMGHVDHGKTSLLDAIRHANVVAGEAGGITQHIGAYQVEQNGQKITFIDTPGHAAFTAMRARGAQATDIAVLVVAADDSVMPQTIESINHAKAAGVPIIVAINKIDKPSANPQKVRTELLQHEVFVESMGGEVLDVEVSAKNQTNLDKLLEAILLQSEILDLKANPNRTAEGTVVEAELDRGRGAVATVLVQKGTLTPGQIIVAGDQWGRVRALVNDKGEHVKAAGPSTPVEVLGLSGTPAAGDRFAVVESESRAREISEYRQRLAREKAVARQSGSRGSLEQMMTQLQTSGVKEFPLVIKGDVQGSIEAISGALDKLGTDEVRARIVHSGAGGITESDVSLAEASNAAIIGFNVRANKQARDASERAGIEIRYYNIIYDLVDDVKAAMSGLLSPERRETFLGNAEILEVFNITKVGKVAGCRVTEGKVERGVGVRLVRDNVVIHEGKLKTLKRFKDEVSEVQSGQECGMAFENYEDIRAGDTIECFRVEHVTRTL, encoded by the coding sequence ATGACGGACAACAAAGACGACAAGACACTCAGCGTAGCGGGCAAGAAGACGCTGACCCTGAAGCCCTCCGGGGTGACACAGGGTACGGTGCGTCAGGATATGGGCCGCGGTCGCACCAAGGCGGTCGTGGTCGAGACCAAGAGAACGCGCGGCCCGCTGAAGCACAAGGACGAGCGCCCGATCACGCCGGTTGCCGCGACGCCTGCCGCCCGCCCGGCCGAGCAGCGTCCGATGCCGCCGCAGCCCTCGGGTCGTCCGGCTCCTCAGCCGCAGCCGCATCAGCCGCGCCAGGAACAGAACCGCCCCCGCGGCGGTGTTGTCCTGAACGATCTCTCTGCCGGTGAGATGGAAGCCCGCCGTCGCGCCCTGGCGGAAGCCCAGATTCGCGACGCCGAGGAAGCCAAACGCCGCGCCGAGGACGAAGTGCGCCGCCGTCGCGAAGAGGAAGAGCGTCTCGCCCGCGAGAAGGAAGAGGCCGCGCGCCGTGCCGCCGAAGAGGCCGCACGTCCGCCAGTAGAGGCTGAAAAGACCGAGGAGAAGGTCGAGGCTGCAAGTCCCGCAGTCGGCGAACGTCGTGCCGAGACGCGCCCGCAGCCGGGACGCGCGGCTCCGGCTGCAACGCCGGCGGCGCCGGACGGTGCAGCACTTCGCGGCCGCCGCGGGACCGAGAGCGAGGAAGACGAACGCCGCCGCAGCGGTGCCGGTGCTCCCCGCGGCAAGGTCGTGCGTCCGGAGCCGGCAAAGCCTGCTCCCCGTGCAAAGGGTGACGAGGGCCGACGCCAGGGCAAGCTGACGCTTACGACGGCTGCCGTCGACGAGGATGGCAGCCAGCGCGGCCGTTCGCTTTCAGCGATGCGCCGCCGCCAGGAGAAGTTCAAGCGCAGCCAGATGCAGGAAACGCGCGAGAAGATCTCCCGCGAAGTCGTCCTGCCGGAAACCATCACGATTCAGGAACTGTCGCAGCGCATGTCCGAGCGCGCGGTCGACGTCATCAAATTCCTGATGAAGGAAGGCCAGATGATGAAGCCCGGCGACCTGATCGACGCCGATCTCGCGGAGCTCATCGCCGGCGAATTCGGCCACACGGTCAAGCGCGTTTCCGAATCGGACGTCGAGGAAGGCATCTTCAACATCTCCGACGTGGACGACGACATGCAGTCGCGGCCGCCGATCGTGACGATCATGGGTCACGTCGACCACGGCAAGACGTCGCTGCTCGACGCCATCCGCCACGCCAACGTGGTTGCCGGCGAGGCAGGCGGCATCACGCAGCACATCGGTGCCTACCAGGTCGAGCAGAACGGCCAGAAGATCACCTTCATCGACACGCCCGGCCACGCGGCCTTTACGGCCATGCGCGCCCGCGGCGCCCAGGCGACGGACATCGCCGTCCTCGTCGTCGCGGCCGATGACAGCGTGATGCCGCAGACGATCGAGTCGATCAACCATGCCAAGGCGGCCGGCGTTCCGATCATCGTGGCGATCAACAAGATCGACAAGCCGTCCGCGAATCCGCAGAAGGTCCGCACCGAGCTGCTGCAGCACGAGGTCTTCGTCGAATCCATGGGCGGTGAGGTTCTCGACGTCGAGGTTTCGGCGAAGAACCAGACCAACCTCGACAAGCTGCTCGAGGCGATCCTGCTGCAGTCCGAAATCCTCGATCTCAAGGCCAATCCGAACCGGACGGCCGAAGGCACGGTGGTGGAAGCCGAGCTCGACCGAGGCCGCGGTGCGGTTGCGACCGTCCTCGTACAGAAGGGTACCCTCACTCCGGGCCAGATCATCGTTGCGGGCGACCAGTGGGGCCGCGTGCGCGCACTCGTCAACGACAAGGGCGAACATGTGAAGGCCGCCGGGCCATCGACACCGGTCGAGGTTCTCGGTCTCTCCGGAACGCCGGCTGCGGGCGATCGCTTCGCCGTCGTCGAGAGCGAGAGCCGGGCGCGCGAGATCTCGGAATATCGCCAGCGGCTCGCCCGCGAGAAGGCGGTTGCCCGCCAGTCCGGTTCGCGCGGTTCGCTCGAGCAGATGATGACCCAGCTCCAGACCTCCGGCGTCAAGGAGTTCCCGCTGGTCATCAAGGGCGACGTGCAGGGCTCGATCGAAGCGATTTCCGGCGCCCTGGACAAGCTCGGCACCGACGAAGTGCGCGCCCGCATCGTTCATTCGGGTGCCGGCGGCATCACCGAGTCGGACGTCTCGCTTGCGGAAGCTTCGAACGCTGCCATCATCGGCTTCAACGTCCGTGCCAACAAGCAGGCGCGGGATGCGTCCGAGCGTGCCGGCATCGAGATCCGCTACTACAACATCATCTACGACCTGGTGGATGACGTGAAGGCGGCGATGTCCGGTCTCTTGTCGCCGGAGCGGCGCGAGACCTTCCTCGGCAATGCCGAGATCCTGGAGGTGTTCAACATCACCAAGGTCGGCAAGGTCGCGGGTTGCCGCGTTACCGAGGGCAAGGTCGAACGTGGCGTCGGCGTCCGTCTGGTACGCGACAACGTCGTCATCCACGAAGGCAAGCTCAAGACGCTCAAGCGCTTCAAGGACGAGGTCTCCGAGGTCCAGTCCGGCCAGGAATGCGGTATGGCCTTCGAGAACTACGAGGACATCCGTGCCGGCGACACGATCGAGTGCTTCCGCGTCGAACACGTCACGCGGACGCTCTGA
- the rimP gene encoding ribosome maturation factor RimP, giving the protein MSDTTTAENTNEPRLITETGLDRRVADIIEPVLVDMGFRLVRVRMSGQNGLTLQVMTERNDGTMTVEDCEEVSKAISPVLDVEDPIDKAYHLEVSSPGIDRPMVRRSDFIRWQGHLVKCETSVMVDGRKRFRGKIVSVDEDGFRLERDQPAYGEEAAVAIPFTALSEARLILTDELIRDALTADKKAKAARAANENFEDEDTDNE; this is encoded by the coding sequence TTGTCCGACACGACAACGGCTGAAAATACGAATGAACCCCGGCTGATTACCGAAACAGGCCTCGACCGGCGTGTTGCCGACATCATCGAGCCGGTGCTCGTGGATATGGGTTTCCGCCTGGTGCGCGTGCGTATGTCCGGTCAGAACGGCCTGACGCTGCAGGTCATGACCGAACGCAACGACGGCACCATGACCGTCGAGGATTGCGAGGAGGTCTCTAAGGCGATCTCGCCGGTTCTCGATGTGGAAGATCCGATCGACAAGGCGTATCATCTCGAAGTGTCGTCCCCGGGCATCGATCGCCCCATGGTGCGCAGGTCCGACTTCATCCGCTGGCAGGGCCATCTTGTGAAGTGCGAGACGTCGGTCATGGTCGACGGGCGCAAGCGCTTCCGCGGCAAGATCGTTTCGGTGGACGAGGATGGTTTCCGGCTCGAGCGCGATCAGCCCGCCTATGGCGAAGAGGCGGCAGTCGCGATCCCGTTCACGGCGCTTTCGGAGGCGCGGCTGATCCTGACGGACGAGCTCATCCGCGACGCGCTGACGGCCGACAAGAAAGCCAAGGCCGCGCGCGCCGCCAACGAAAACTTCGAAGACGAAGACACGGATAACGAATAA
- the rbfA gene encoding 30S ribosome-binding factor RbfA, whose amino-acid sequence MAKSTSSAPSQRMLRVGEQVRAAITQVLQRGEVLDPLIENTVISISEVRMSPDLKIATAYVTPLGVADHAAVIEALNKHAKFIRGRLGPQLRQMKYMPDVRFRDDTSFDNYQKIDSLLRSPEVSRDLDRDADDEE is encoded by the coding sequence ATGGCCAAATCCACATCCTCCGCTCCGTCCCAGCGCATGCTGCGCGTCGGTGAACAGGTGCGCGCAGCGATCACGCAGGTGCTGCAGCGCGGTGAAGTACTCGATCCGCTGATCGAAAATACGGTGATTTCCATTTCCGAAGTGCGCATGTCGCCCGATCTGAAGATCGCCACGGCCTATGTGACCCCACTCGGGGTCGCCGACCACGCGGCGGTCATCGAAGCGCTGAACAAGCATGCGAAATTCATCCGCGGACGGCTCGGCCCGCAATTGCGGCAGATGAAATACATGCCGGACGTCCGGTTCCGGGACGATACCAGCTTCGACAACTATCAGAAGATCGACTCGCTGCTGCGCTCGCCGGAGGTCAGTCGCGACCTCGATCGCGACGCCGACGACGAAGAGTAA
- a CDS encoding RNA-binding protein: MIVEIDADSLPADKGPKDRNGNNRTCIVTRESGSPEELIRFVAGPDGVVVADLKRQLPGRGCWVKSERQLVEKAVAKKLFARALRAEVKANAGLADEVERLLAEQLAGMMNMARKAGQFISGATKTEQAVRGLAALAVFHAIDAAADGVRKIDQARKAMSFVSEDETEIPAFRPFTGAEMEGLLGSNAFIHAAALAGQAGEGVVKRAIMLEKYRGSVPVRAEGGAGKPQQ, from the coding sequence ATGATCGTCGAGATCGATGCCGACAGCCTGCCTGCGGACAAGGGTCCGAAGGACCGGAACGGCAACAACCGGACCTGCATCGTCACGCGTGAGAGCGGCTCTCCTGAAGAGTTGATCCGCTTCGTCGCCGGACCCGACGGCGTCGTCGTCGCGGATCTGAAGCGGCAGCTCCCGGGGCGCGGATGCTGGGTCAAGTCCGAGCGGCAGCTCGTGGAAAAAGCGGTGGCGAAGAAGCTCTTCGCCCGCGCTCTTCGCGCCGAAGTAAAGGCGAATGCCGGGCTCGCGGACGAGGTCGAGAGACTTCTCGCCGAGCAGCTCGCGGGCATGATGAACATGGCGCGCAAGGCGGGCCAGTTCATCTCCGGCGCGACGAAGACGGAGCAGGCGGTGCGCGGCCTTGCCGCGCTAGCTGTCTTTCATGCGATCGATGCGGCCGCGGATGGCGTCCGCAAGATCGATCAGGCCCGCAAGGCGATGAGCTTCGTCAGCGAGGACGAAACGGAAATACCCGCTTTCCGCCCCTTCACGGGGGCGGAAATGGAGGGACTTTTGGGAAGTAATGCCTTTATCCATGCCGCAGCGCTTGCAGGGCAGGCCGGTGAAGGTGTAGTGAAGCGCGCAATCATGCTCGAAAAGTACCGAGGATCCGTCCCGGTCCGGGCCGAAGGCGGCGCTGGCAAGCCACAGCAATGA